A DNA window from Stutzerimonas stutzeri contains the following coding sequences:
- the hrpA gene encoding ATP-dependent RNA helicase HrpA, with protein sequence MTDATPAIDTLLKNLDQALFADRHRLRRQLHELRKKPDEAKLAQWLERFQASVAKVEARRNSVPSIRYDDSLPIAAKRDEIKAALEKHQVLVIAGETGSGKTTQLPKICLEIGRGVHGLIGHTQPRRLAARSVATRVAEEIGTPLGELVGYQVRFEDQSKESSLIKLMTDGILLAETQHDRFLEKYDTIIVDEAHERSLNIDFLLGFLKTLLPRRPDLKVIITSATIDLQRFSEHFDGAPIVEVSGRTYPVETWYRPLAAEIDEDGNRVEDDLTIDQGILAALDEITAHEQSLGQRPGDVLVFLPGEREIRDAAEVLRKANLRFTEVLPLYARLTPAEQQKIFQPRPGRKIVLATNVAETSLTVPGIRYVIDSGTARISRYSYRAKVQRLPIEAVSQASANQRKGRCGRVEPGICIRLYSEEDFLGRPEFTDPEILRTNLAAVILQMLHLRLGDIQDFPFIEPPDGKAISDGFNLLQELSAVNRENQLTPLGRQLARLPIDPRLGRMLLEAAHQGSLAEVLIVASALSVQDVRERPADRQQAADQAHAQWKDPDSDFAALINIWRGFEEKRQELGSNPLRTWCRKNFLNYLRLREWRDAHRQLTLIARELKLGTGRSVDGSGQLPHADKARRVEDGEASPTRPAGANPQPAPTTDTKVNVIVRQQAEASEAAQKAKGYAAVHKAILAGLLSQVGNKTEEGDFLGARQRRFWVHPSSVIGRKKPNWLMAAELVETTKLFARMVAKIEPDWIEPLAGHLIKKNHFEPHWEKKRGQVVAYEQVTLYGMIVVGRRPVHYGPIDPPAARELFIREGLVRGEMHSRAKALTANRELLELFDELEAKARRRDIIADEDTLFAYYDARVPQDIYQTASFESWYKRESAKDPQLLVMRDEDVLARDASEVTAAQYPDHLRIGELQLPLEYHFEPNHLRDGVTLRVPAPLLPQLRSERLDWLVPGLLETKAVALVRNLPKALRKNFVPVPDFVGAALAKISFGEGSLPEALGRELLRMTGARVSDEAWAEAAAGLENHLKMNIEVVDARGKFLGEGRNLAELTARFAEASQAALAPPQQKAEQKPVEAKGFAQVAEKAQAKMAGLSMTVYPALVEEAGVVKEGRFPTQAEADYQHRRALQRLLLQQLAEPAKYLRNKLPGLTELGLLYRDMGKVDGLVEDILLASLDSCILDGEAQLPRDGAALASLAERKRGDWAAHAERLARLTLEILKHWHGLQKRFKGKIDLAQAVALNDIKAQLGNLVYPGFVRETPAEWLKEYPRYLKAIEQRFEKIGAQLQRDRVWSGELAGYWEQYQVRLKKHLQEGKRDAELALYRWMIEEYRVSLWAQQLGTKMAVSDKRLNKQWSQVEP encoded by the coding sequence ATGACCGACGCAACGCCCGCTATCGATACCCTGCTTAAGAATCTCGACCAGGCCCTGTTCGCTGATCGCCACCGCCTGCGCAGGCAGCTGCACGAGCTGAGAAAAAAGCCCGACGAAGCCAAGCTGGCCCAATGGTTGGAGCGCTTCCAGGCCTCGGTGGCCAAGGTCGAAGCTCGCCGGAACAGCGTGCCGAGCATTCGCTACGATGACAGCCTGCCGATCGCTGCCAAGCGCGACGAGATCAAGGCCGCGCTGGAAAAACATCAGGTGCTGGTGATCGCCGGTGAGACCGGCTCGGGCAAGACCACTCAGCTGCCGAAAATCTGCCTGGAAATCGGCCGTGGCGTGCACGGCTTGATCGGCCATACCCAACCGCGCCGTCTCGCGGCGCGCAGCGTCGCCACCCGCGTAGCCGAAGAAATCGGCACGCCACTCGGCGAACTGGTGGGTTATCAGGTTCGCTTCGAGGACCAGAGCAAGGAAAGCTCGCTGATCAAGCTGATGACCGACGGCATCCTGCTGGCCGAGACGCAGCACGACCGCTTCCTGGAAAAATACGACACCATCATCGTCGACGAGGCCCACGAGCGTTCGCTGAACATCGATTTTCTGCTGGGCTTCCTCAAGACCCTGCTGCCGCGCCGGCCGGACCTGAAGGTCATCATCACCTCGGCGACCATCGATCTGCAGCGCTTTTCCGAGCACTTCGATGGTGCGCCCATCGTCGAGGTGTCCGGGCGTACCTATCCGGTGGAAACCTGGTATCGGCCACTGGCGGCCGAGATCGACGAGGACGGCAATCGGGTCGAGGACGACCTGACCATCGATCAAGGCATCCTCGCTGCGCTGGACGAGATCACGGCCCACGAGCAAAGCCTCGGCCAGCGTCCTGGCGATGTACTGGTGTTCCTCCCCGGTGAGCGGGAGATTCGCGATGCCGCCGAGGTGCTGCGCAAGGCTAATCTGAGGTTCACCGAGGTGCTGCCGCTGTATGCGCGGCTTACGCCGGCCGAGCAGCAGAAAATTTTCCAGCCGCGGCCTGGCCGCAAGATCGTGTTGGCCACCAACGTTGCGGAAACCTCGCTGACGGTGCCGGGTATCCGCTACGTGATCGACTCCGGCACCGCACGTATCAGTCGTTACAGTTATCGCGCCAAGGTCCAGCGGCTGCCGATCGAGGCCGTGTCCCAGGCCAGCGCCAATCAGCGCAAGGGCCGTTGCGGGCGAGTCGAGCCGGGTATCTGCATTCGCCTGTACAGCGAGGAAGATTTCCTCGGCCGGCCGGAATTCACCGATCCGGAGATTCTGCGCACCAACCTCGCCGCGGTGATCCTGCAGATGCTGCATCTGCGCCTAGGCGACATTCAGGATTTCCCCTTTATCGAGCCGCCGGATGGCAAGGCCATCAGCGACGGCTTCAACCTGTTGCAGGAACTCTCGGCGGTTAATCGCGAGAACCAGCTGACCCCGCTGGGGCGCCAGTTGGCGCGCCTGCCGATCGACCCGCGTCTTGGCCGTATGCTCTTGGAAGCCGCACACCAGGGCAGCTTGGCCGAAGTGCTGATCGTTGCCAGTGCGCTCTCGGTGCAGGACGTGCGCGAGCGCCCGGCTGATCGCCAGCAGGCAGCCGATCAGGCCCATGCGCAATGGAAAGATCCGGATTCGGACTTCGCCGCGCTGATCAATATCTGGCGCGGCTTCGAGGAGAAGCGCCAGGAGCTGGGCTCCAACCCGCTGCGTACCTGGTGCCGGAAGAACTTCCTCAACTATCTGCGCCTCCGTGAATGGCGTGACGCCCATCGGCAACTGACGCTGATCGCCCGTGAACTCAAGCTTGGCACAGGCAGGTCGGTGGATGGCTCCGGTCAACTACCGCACGCCGATAAGGCACGTAGGGTGGAAGACGGCGAAGCCTCTCCCACGCGTCCGGCCGGGGCCAACCCGCAACCCGCACCGACTACCGACACCAAGGTCAACGTCATCGTCCGTCAGCAGGCCGAAGCCAGCGAGGCGGCGCAAAAGGCCAAGGGCTACGCTGCCGTACACAAGGCGATCCTCGCTGGCCTGCTCAGCCAGGTTGGCAACAAGACCGAGGAGGGTGACTTCCTTGGCGCGCGCCAGCGGCGCTTCTGGGTGCATCCGTCCAGTGTGATCGGGCGTAAGAAGCCAAACTGGCTGATGGCCGCCGAGCTGGTGGAAACCACCAAACTCTTCGCGCGCATGGTCGCCAAAATCGAGCCGGACTGGATCGAGCCGCTGGCCGGCCACTTGATCAAGAAGAACCACTTCGAGCCGCACTGGGAGAAGAAGCGCGGCCAGGTGGTGGCCTACGAGCAGGTGACGCTCTACGGAATGATCGTCGTGGGTCGGCGGCCGGTGCACTATGGGCCGATCGATCCGCCCGCGGCGCGTGAGCTGTTCATCCGCGAAGGTCTGGTGCGTGGCGAGATGCACAGCCGCGCCAAGGCGCTCACCGCCAATCGCGAGCTGCTGGAGCTGTTCGACGAGTTGGAAGCCAAGGCCCGCCGGCGCGACATCATTGCCGACGAAGACACGCTATTTGCCTACTACGACGCGCGCGTGCCGCAGGACATCTACCAGACCGCCAGTTTCGAGAGCTGGTACAAGCGCGAGAGCGCGAAAGACCCGCAGCTGCTGGTCATGCGCGACGAGGACGTGCTGGCGCGCGATGCCAGCGAAGTCACCGCCGCGCAATACCCTGATCACCTGCGCATCGGCGAGCTGCAATTGCCGCTGGAATATCACTTCGAACCCAACCACCTGCGCGATGGCGTGACCCTGCGCGTGCCTGCGCCGTTGCTGCCGCAATTGCGCAGCGAACGGCTCGACTGGCTGGTACCGGGGCTGCTGGAAACCAAGGCCGTGGCGCTGGTGCGCAACCTGCCCAAGGCGCTGCGCAAGAACTTCGTGCCGGTGCCGGATTTCGTCGGCGCGGCGCTGGCCAAGATCAGCTTCGGTGAAGGCTCGCTGCCCGAGGCGCTGGGTCGCGAATTGCTGCGCATGACCGGCGCTCGCGTGTCGGATGAGGCCTGGGCCGAGGCGGCGGCTGGGCTGGAAAACCATCTGAAGATGAACATCGAGGTGGTCGATGCCCGCGGCAAGTTCCTTGGCGAAGGGCGTAATCTGGCCGAACTGACCGCGCGCTTTGCCGAAGCCAGCCAGGCTGCACTGGCGCCGCCGCAGCAGAAAGCCGAGCAGAAGCCGGTCGAGGCCAAGGGCTTTGCCCAGGTCGCGGAAAAGGCCCAGGCGAAGATGGCCGGGCTGTCGATGACGGTCTACCCCGCGCTGGTGGAAGAGGCCGGGGTGGTCAAGGAAGGGCGCTTCCCGACTCAGGCCGAAGCCGATTATCAGCATCGCCGGGCGCTGCAGCGCTTGTTGTTGCAGCAACTGGCGGAACCGGCCAAGTACCTGCGCAACAAGCTGCCGGGCCTCACCGAACTGGGCCTGCTCTACCGCGACATGGGCAAGGTCGATGGGCTGGTCGAGGACATTCTCCTGGCCAGCCTGGACAGCTGCATCCTCGACGGTGAAGCCCAGCTGCCCCGTGATGGCGCCGCCCTGGCCTCGCTGGCCGAACGCAAGCGCGGCGACTGGGCGGCGCATGCCGAACGCCTGGCGCGTCTCACGCTGGAAATCCTCAAGCACTGGCACGGCCTGCAGAAACGCTTCAAAGGCAAGATCGACCTGGCCCAGGCCGTCGCGCTCAACGACATCAAGGCGCAGCTGGGCAACCTGGTCTATCCGGGGTTCGTCC